The nucleotide window TGCTGTTCAGTGCCAGGTAAGTTTGTCCAGTTTGCACTGCAAATGTGTTGCTTAGACCAGGTGGGGCAGGAGTGGGCTTTTAGTTTCATTTTCTCCTTAAGAGTCCTCTGTGAAGGAGTCAGACAATGCTGAGCCTGCAGACAAAGCAATCCTGTGTGCAATAAGGGCTCCTGATGTGCCAACAGAAAAAGGTAATACAAGAGGTAAGTGCTGTTGCACTGAGGAGGGGCCACATCCTGCATTACTGCAGACACAGAAGTCACAAACTAATTGAAAGTTACAGGTATAGATGGAGAGGAACAAAACTGGAGATCACAGTTCCCAGTACTGAGACTACCTCCACTGAACTAAATATCCTGTATAGTACAGGGATGTTAGACAGTCAATAGGATGAAGGGTTCTGAgccagcagagggggaagatCATCTCCTTTGGTGCTGGAAAGCTTACATTGCTGCCTCTACATTGCTCCTCTCACAGGTCAGTTTGGCTGGCAATGAATCGAGCCACAGAATGTAACCAATCTGGTGACAGAATTTGTCCTCCTGGGCTTCAATCACAGTCATAAGATTCAGCAGGTCCTCTTCATCACCTTCTTCATTGTCTACCTGATGGCCTTGTTGGGAAACATCACCATCCTCACCACTGTTATCACTGACTACCATCtgcacacccccatgtacttcttttTGGCCAACTTAGCACTCACAGACATCACTGAGTCGTCAGTGAGCACCCCTACCCtcctgtggagtctgctctcccagcacagaACTGTTCCATTCAAGGAGTGCATCTCCCACATGTTTCTATTCCACTTCATTGGTGGTGCTCACAtcctcctgctggcagtgctggcagctgatCGCTGTGTGGCCGTCAGCCAGCCCTTGCAGTACCTGACACTAATGAACCGTGAGGTCTGCCTAGGTCTAGTGGCAGGGTCATGGGAAGGTGGATTCCTTCACTCTGCAACACAGattgctctgctcctccctttACCTTACTGTGGTTCTAACACCCTAGACAATTTCCACTGTGATGTTCCACAAGTTCTGAAAGTGGCCTGCACGGACACCCTACGGACAGAACAGCTGATGGTCTCAAATGGGGGCCTGCTCCTGGCAGTAATCTTTGTCCTGCTGCTTGTTTCATACAGTGCCATCTTGGTCCAGATACGGAGGCAGCTCACCAAAGGAAAGCACAAAGCTTTATCTACCTGCATAGCACAGATCATGGCAGTGAGCCTGACCTTCATTCCAGCAATATTCATCTATGCTCGGCCCTTCAGGACCTCTGAACTGGACAAAGTAGCCTCCATCTTCTTCTCCGTGCTTGTTCCAGCGCTGAATCCCATGGTCTACACCCTGAGAAACACTGAAATGCAAAAGGCCATCAGGAGACGTGTTTCTAGGGTTCTGTGCTAAGGAGGCAAAGGAGTAGCTTCACTCCCTACCATCACTCTTTCTTTGCAGATGCTGTAACCTGCAATTTTGAAACACCTGAGCTTCCAGCAAGGACTCCTGCAGGTGGGAAATGCTTCCTGGAGAGCTAAGTCAGAGGAAATCCAGCGAGGTCCTTTTACAATCTGTGGAGTCTAGAGCAGATTGTATCTTGTTAGCACTAAATCAAATGTGCTGAATCTTCCTCTGAAATTAATTCCAGCAGTAAAGGGAACCTGTGACTGTCTAAGGCTTGGTGACTGCTATCCTTGCCAGACACAAAGCAGATCAAGTTGCATGTACAGCCTCCTTCTGATCACCTGGAACAGAGTATTTATAGCTTCACTGAGAAGTCTaatggctgtgctgccattcagcaggacctggacaggcgGGAGAGTCGGGCAGAGAGATATCTAATGAAATACAACAAGGACAAGGGTAGAGTCCTGCATTTGAGACAGATCAAGCCCATGGAGCAGTCAAGGctgggggctgacctgctgagAGCAATGCAggggagagggatctgggggtgctggtaaaGAGAAAGATGCCCAAGAGCCAgtaatgtgtccttgtggccaagaaggtcaatggcatcctggggtgcattagaaggggGGCTTTGAGTAGGTCAAGAGAAGTTCTTCtacccctctattctgccctggtgaggctgcatctcaaatattgtgtccagttctgggactctcagttcaagaaggacctcagggaactgtttgatagagtccagcacagaggcacagagctgctgcaggcagtggaacatctcctgtgagcacagctgagggagctggggctggggtacagaagggaaaactttgtccctgtgagggtgcagagccctggagcaggctgcccagagaggttgtggagtctcctctggagatttccaattcctcctggatgtgttcctgtgtgacctgccctgggtgccctgctctggcagggggttggactggatgagctctggaggtcccttccaatccctaatatcctgtgatgctgtgattttcCATGGGTGTAAAAAAGcatcccccttccctttcctagGAGAGCTTTGTTCTTGTTACCTTATTTAAGAGTTCTGCATATTTGTATCCTTCCCTAGTGTGGGATGACTGTTTCTGTGGTGTAGAGGTGTAGAGACTGTGTCTCTACACCTGTTCCTTCATGTGTTGAATAACACTTCCATACATGGATGCCTTTCTGAAGATATACAGCAACCTTTTTATTCTCATGAGCACATTGTGCCTGATTGTGCACTACGGGTGTGGTTGCACCATGCAGTTGTATTCTAGCGGAGCAATGCATTCAGTCTGACAGCAGCTGTCTGACTGCTTTGGGCACACACCGATTGCTGCACTCCTTTGGACTGGGACTGTCTGTATCAGGTGAACCACCATGGAAGAATGTAGATCAATTTTTGTAAAACAAATGAGCACACTACAGGGAGACTTCCCTgaggtcagcaggtcaaggaactTGAGGAGGTTAGGGTCACAGACAAGATCTGGAAACTGGTTTGTtggaccccacctcaaatactgcatccagttctggtgtccccagcataagaagaacacagagctggtgaagagagtccagaggaggccacaaaggtgatccaagagcagctctgctgtgaggacaaactgagggagctgggggtgttcagcctggagaagaaaggattctgggggcacctcagagctgccttctaataGCTGatgggatcctacaggaaggctgcagagaaattTTTcttgagggtgtctggagccaggccaagggggaatagtttgaagccaaggcagagcagggttagactggagctgaggaagaagttcttcagtacaaggctgatgagactctggaacaggctgcccagggaggttctgaaTGTCCtctccttgggggtgttcaagaccaggttgaatgaggccagCAGACACAGGGAGGTGActatccccctgtgctcagcactggggaggccacatctctagtgttgtgttcagctctgggtccacaggaaggacattgaggggctggagcctgtccagaacAGTTTGAGGTATTGCTGATGCAGTCGTTGCTGCTTCACTCTAAAATCACAAAACCGATCTTCAGCATTGTTAGCTTGTGCTCCCTCTTGAATTCAGCTTCTAGAGACCCTTTAAAACTCTGTGTTgagtttattttgtttgtaCCTTTACAGAGGGGTTTAGTTCCTATCCATCTGTCTGTGCAATATGTAGTGTAGAACAAGTAATGATGGATAAAGAAACAGTGGTTTGATTGCACCTAGCAGGAGCCATGCAGGAGTTATTTCCTTAAttctcagctggcagccaggcactagtggtgtcccccagggatcagtgctgggcccagtcttgttcaatatctggatgagggcattgagtgcatcatcagtaaatttgcagatgacaccaagctgggggcaggagttgatctgttagaaagtaggagagctctgcagagggaccttgccaggctggacagatgagcagaggccaagggcaggagattgaacacagccaagtgctaggtcctgcacattggccacagcaaccccaggcagtggggtcagagtggctgagagcagccaggcagagagggacctgggggtagtggttgacagcagctgaacgggagccagcagtgtgcccagggggccaagaaggccaatggcatcctggcctgcagcaggaagagtgtggccagcaggagcagggaagtcatcctgccctgtgctcagcactggttaggccacaccttgagtcctgtgtccagttatgggctcctcaggttaggaaagaggttgagatactggaaggtgtccagagaagggcaacaaagctggggaggggtctggagcacagccgtgggaggagaggctgtgggagctggggttgcttagccaggagaagaggaggctcaggggagaccttcttgctctctacaactacctgaagggaggttgtagccaggagggagttggtctcttctcccaggcacccagcagcagaacaagaggacacagtctcaagctgtgccaggggaggtttaggccggaggtgaggagaaagttcttcccagaaagagagattggccattgggatgtgctgcccagggaggtggtggagtccccatccctggaggtgtttaagaagagcctggatgaggcacttggtgccatggtgtgccTTTAAGAcagggacagttactggaacactctggctgaatgttttggtgtaaaatgaaaacaaaggtattctaaacgaatttcattggtagattggtagaatgcaactttaaattttagctttagttcagtttgaatctcagtcagttcagtcagTCTGTCTCTCTGTTCCAGTCTGcatgagcagctgctgtctttcctctgtgctggacggagttgaccttgaactaaccagataagaaactaatccttgcatacgctttgagctgacagaatttcctccttaataattaccttttctctctctagccctttttgggaaaaaagggaggaaggggaagaaggaggcaCAGTGCAGGGGGGACCCCTCTccttggaggagggaaaggttttctgtgttacgttctttgctgtatatttctgtatctaTTGTAAATGCTGCATATTGTGTACAGattcactgcatctcatcctgcttgcAAATATAGCTTATCCAGttgtttgcttctctgactgagctagccgtggtttgtttgtgtggggaGGAGAACTGAACCGCTCACCACCacacatggtttagttgattagatggtgttaggtgataggttggactcgaaggtcttttccaacctggtcaattctattctattctattctactcagcTACCCACCCTGTGAAGgcagtgaaaagaaagaaacatctcCATGCCCTGATTCCTTTGACCCCTTTAATACATTGCTGGCACAAATCAATAGAAAGAtttgggggaaagagagaaagaaatgtgagaaatgatgtggtgggttgaaattaccccgcAGCTAATTAGAGAGAATTACACCCCAAAATAAATTTGCCAGCCTAGCACAGTGGGACGGCAGCAAAGGAAGCTGTAAGGAAGCTGTATATACAAGCAGAGCTAAAATCTGGAAATATGAATGCAATGAACACGTACACAATAGACAATATTTGCTTACATGTACAATGTATAAACAAtacaagccgctctccatcattttcctccagtcctggagaggtcccagatgactgaaactggccaatgtggtccccatccacaagaagggtcggatggaggaacccgaaaactccaggcctggcagcctgacctcagtgccagggaaagtgatggagcagattatcctggcagcaattactgcacacctgaaggatggccaagggctcagacccagccaacatggatttaggaagggcaggtcctgccttaccaacctgatctccttctatgattagGTGACCCGTCcagtggacgtggggaggcctgtggatgtagtctgcctggacttcagcaaggcctttgacaccgtcccccacaggaaactgctggctaagctgtcagctcgtggcttggaccgcaacactctgtgctgggttgggaactggctggagggccgagcccagagagtggtggtgaatggtgccacatccagctggcggccagtcaccagtggcgtcccccagggatcagtgctgggccccatcctctttaacatcttcattgatgatctggatgagggggttgagtcagtcatcagcaagtttgcagatgacaccaagttgggaatgGATGTTGGTCAGTTAAAGGACAGAAAggctctgtagagggacctcgaccgactggacagatgggcagagtccaatgggatgccatttaacaagtccaagtgccaggtgctgcactttggccacggcaaccccaggcagagctacaggctggggtcagagtggctgcagaactgccaaacagagagggacctggggatgatGATTGACAGCcgtctaaacatgagccagcagtgtgcccaggaggccaagagggccaatggcatcctggcctgtattaggaatagtgtggccagcaggagcagggaggtcattgtgcccttgtactctgcattggttaggccacaccttgagtactgtgtccagttctgggcccctcagtttaggaaggacattgagacacttgaaggtgtccagagaagggcaacaaggctggggagaggccttgagcacaagccctgtgaggagaggctgagggagctggggttgtttagcctggagatgaggaggctcaggggtgacgtcattgccctctacaactccctgaaaggtggttgtagacaggaagggattggtctcttctcccaggcaaccagcaccagaacaagaggacacagtctcaagctgcaccaggggaggtttagactcgaggtgaggagaaagttcttcactgagcgagtcgttcgtcattgggatgagctgcccagggaggtggtggagtcgccgtccctggaggtgttcaaggggagattggacgtggcgcttggtgccatggtctagtcgtgaggtctgtcgagacaggttggactcgatgatccttggggtctcttccaaccttggttatactgtgatgctgtgatactgtgatacaagaaCCCCCTGGACACCAATAGCTGGGTTACcaatagcttccccctctccaccCCCTTCTATTCCCTGCACaagcaaaaagagaaaagcagagagtagatTGTTAgttacttagccacaacaagaaggCCAACAAGAGCCAAGCAAAAGCTTCCAGCTAGTATCAGCTAGAGCCACGAAgctgagaaaaagagagagttgGTTTATACAAAGAACTTTGCCAGTTATCAGGCCAAAGGCATTGTTTAGACCTtgaaattctttttcttttgcatccagtGGTAGTttgtttacattctaccactttctactcaacATCTATGGAAAAtctcctaggcatcagcctaaaactgccacaaatgAGGAGAGAGGATTAGAATGGGGCATagggaaagatgttgaaggTCTTTGATTTACAGATCCTGCAAGTCTCTTTGTCAGTGGGCAATGGAGAACTTGTGCTGGATACTCATAAAACTCAGCAAATGAAGTCATCTGGAGAGTTCTGGATGAgagttttctgttctgttcactCCCAGATGAGGAATGGGAAGTCAGAGGTTGTGGGTTCATGTGTTTCCCAACAGCAAAGATTGTCAGCCCTGTAAAACCAGAATTAATCCTGAGTAGGTTGTAAGGTACTTCTAGAGGTCACCTGATCCAGGAGTACTATATGCTAAAAAAATTACTTAATAAGTACTAATAAAAATTGTCACTAAAGTGATGCACCTTAGAGCTTTTGTTAAGCCCCTGGGCACTCCAgactcacagctgctgccaccattATGTAAGCTTCAGCCCTGGAAGCAGGAACAGCCTGCAcgctctgcagagctgaaaaAAGCATTATCTAGAGGATGCCAGAGAGAGATCCTTCTCCATCCTGTGGCACACAGTGCTCACCCTCTGTCACCAGGTGGTGAGTGAAACAGCTGAGGTCAGAGGCAGCCTGCTTGCAGTCTCTGCTAGTGCTGGCAGTCAGGAGGGAGACCAGAGAGTGACTCTGGTGTTTAGAAGATTTGAAGCTCTGGTGCAGGCATGGCAGTGCTAAACACATGGGTGTGTGAGAGAGGATTCAtggccaggagagcagcacctGGGGTCAGAATGATGAAATACCAACAGTGCTCCCAAAAGGGAGATGCATATTGAAGCTCTTGGCAGCTGCTTGCAGGACTTCAAAGTGGGGATTGCAAAAACCAAAGAGCCTGGTGTGCAGTGAAGCTGGGAGCTGGGTAGCTGAAGAGCTCTTGGTCTTTGGGAAGGACTTGGGAAGACAGAAGATGAGAGATGGAGGTATTAGGGGAGTTTAGGTCTCAGCTGTCTTGTAGTCACACACAATTCAGGGAGGGCTGATAAAAACATTGAGGAAGAGAAGTGCCACAGGCAATACTGTTCCCATCCCAGCACAAGGGCTTGAGGTGTTGCCTGTTCATTTCTCATGAGGATAAGGGACACTGTTTTCCAGGTTCCTATCACACTGGCTCATGGTGGAGTCATTTCACAGATGTGCTTTGATAGTTGaattttctttgtgtttccAGTGCTCTATTGACTTCATTGGACAATTTGACACCACTGTGGGTTTCTCTGGAGAAAGGTGGAAGTCTGAACGTGACCTAGACACCCTCAACTGCCTTGGAAGACAATTGGGAATAATGAAATGTTTTGTAAGATACTTGAAATGATACAGGTAGAGAAAGTTCAGGATGGAATTAGTCATTccctgagctggctgcactgAGAGAATTCAGTATAAAAGGATTTTAACTTCTTTAACTGCAAACAACTGTACAGCTGCCAGAGGAATTCATCCAAGGGATTCGTGGACCTTCCTTCAGATGTGGGTGAGCACTCTGTGCTTTCCTTTGATAATCAGTGGATGTGATTCAGGTTAATTGTGTGATTTTGTACACCTATTCTTAGCTGTCAGTTATTCAGAAGAACATAGTTATACCCCACAGGTATAACCCAGAAGTTATTTGGCACTGCAAGCCTGCAGGCTGACAGCTTTGTGCTTGAGGTACTTAACTGCCTCATCCACTGATGTGCCCTAGCTCCTGTCTTTCTTCCCTTGTTTTGTACTTGGCTTTGTGGCATTATCACTGACTTGGACTTTTTAATAGCAtctctttgttttctgattGTAGAAATTAGGCAGTGTCCTTTAACCactgctgtgtgagcagcttTGGCCACAGTGTGATAGCTCAGAAATCCTCTGAATCAGTAAAAAGTTCCCAAATGCAGAGAAATATCAGAAACTGTGTAAAGGGGATGATTTCTGTTAGACTGGCTGAAGGTGAATCAGGTGACACATGCACCAGAGCGGCAAACATAGTATAGGAAAGGTGTGGAAATAAACCTGTCTGCCCTGGAAAGACCTGCCTGCTTTCGCCAACTGGAGAAGCAGTAAAACATGACTAGCTGAGATACAGCCATCCACAAGAATCAGCCTACCCATGGAAGAACGGGATGATACTTCAGGTCTTAGATTCCACCCAGGTGCCAGTTCCCAAAGCACAGAACAAAGAAAGAACATCTGATAAAATGTGGACATTGCCAGTTCACATTTCCAGTAAAATGCCCAAGATAAAGTATCTTAGGATTAAGAGTTCCCTAAAGCCAGGAAATGGGTAAAGGATGAGCATTTCAGTTGATGCAAGTTGCAGATTTTGCAGTGGTCTTTGTTTTATTCTATTATTAGTCTGTTTTTCAGggttctgcagagcagaaatgGAGCACAGGAACTATACAGTTACAGAGTTTGTTCTGTTGGGATTGTCCCCAGACCACAAAGTCCAGAtgattctctttttcttcttcctaatTTTCTACATGGTCATTCTGCCAGGCAATgtcctcatcatcctcacaaTCTGGAGGGACTCCCACCTGGGGTCTCCCATGTATTTCTTTCTGGCCAATATGGCATTCCTGGACATCTGCTACTGTTCTGTGACCCCACCCAAAATGCTGGCTGACTTCTTTTCACACCGTAAGACTATTTCCTACAATGCTTGCATGGCCCAGGTTTTCTTCCTCCACTTCCTGGGAGCGGCTGAAGCTTTCCTGCTCATGGCCATGGCCTATGACCGCTATGTAGCCATTTGCAAACCTCTTCACTACACCAGGCTTGTGAACAGAGGGGTGTGCTGTGTCCTGGTTGGAGCTGCATGGGTGGGGGCTTGGTCCATGGCATCATTCTGTTTGCATTCAGCATCCACCTCCCCTTATGTGGTCCCAACATCCTGGACAACTTCTTCTGTGATGTCCACCAGCTGGTCAAGCTGGCCTGTGCCAACACTCACACAGTGGAGCTTTTGATGTTCCTCAACAACGGAGCTGTTATCGTCGTGTGCTTTGTACTGCTCCTGATCTCCTACACCGCCCTGTTGCTGAAGCTCCAGACACAGTCCTCCAAGGCAAAGAACAAAGTAGCCTCCACCTGTGTTTCCCACATCATTGTGGTTTTTGTCATGTGTGGCCCAGCCATGTACATCTATAGTTTACCCTTCCAAGCTGTCCCAAGGGAAAAACTTGTTGCTGTTTTCCACACAGTCATCTTCCCCTTGACTAACCCCATGATCTATACCTGGCGCAACCAGGAGATCAAAGGCTCAATGTGGAAGCTGCTCAGCAAAGCACAGTTTGGTGTGGAAAACTAAAAAAGCTATTTGTAAATTAAAAAGGGAAGAgatttttattgctgttttaTTTGTTAATAATTTCCAGAGGAACAGCTCCTCAGTGTACATCATGTAGCAGCATAatagagagtccagaggagaaccacagagatcatcccagggctggagcacctctgctatgaggacaggctgagggagctgggggtgttcagcctggagaagagaagactccgggGCGACCTCGAAGCTGCtttgcaatagctgaagggatcctacaggaaggctgcagagggacttctcatgagtGTgtcagagacaggacaaggtggaacggtttgaagctgaggaagttcttcagcaggagggtggtgagactctgaaataggctgtccagggaggctgtggatgcctcctccctgggagtgttcaaggccaggtgggacgaggccttgagcagctgagaggtgtccctgctcatggcaggggcctttgaggagatgatctctgaggtcccttcaacctgagccattctagaaTTCTGTGATGATGATTGTGCTTTGCCCCTGACTGGCTGTTGTCCTCAGCTCCCAGTTCACCTTTACTGGCCAAACAGCCTACCCTTGCCGCTGGCAGTCAGCCAGAGGCACGGCTAgaggagcacactgcagggaACTTCACAAGGGCAAAATGAGCatcacagccaggagctggctaAAGCAGGGAGTGGGGCTCAGGCTGCATTGGaaaagctctgagcagcttcagTGAGAAGGCTTCAGAAAAGACTTTTTGAGCTTTATCTTGAGTGTGGagggtttaggctatgcctttaaaatctagttacagattttgaatAGAAAAGTAGACAAATATAAATGAATCActgctgggtgtaaaaaggaaagctaaagattattctaaacaaatccaTTGGAAGGATATCTGCTATAAGGCTGACTGTACCAAAAcagttcttttccttttctgatctcttctctgcttgcttctctcaggagagattaatctgcttctggctgaccttggcttggctgcattgtttcgTTAAGTCTCTCGGGGCGGGCGGTGGAACCGCTTCCGGCTCTCTGGCCTTGGGCTTttcgtgttgtttgctaattgtaagaATCTGtctaatattgtaaatcctgtgtgTTCTGTACacatccattgcattccattgtagagtgtagtcttgcttgtaaatacagctccatttgcttctgactgagttggtttggcaaagttaatgctgggagaggcaaatttcaacccaccacagctgagCTTCTGTTCTCCTCTCAGCTGAAAAAGCATTGAATGGAAAGTctcatgttttgttttctcttcaagAGTGAAATGGAAGGTACATTTctgatgtttttatttatttactagATAAAAATTCTACATACACTTAGATGTCCTATATTAAAGTACAGGAGTGTGAGACTTGCACTACAGATTCATTGCCTATACATATATTTGAAATATTTCTCATTTTTATGTGGTTCCACAAAATGGAAAGGCAGGGATTTGAGATTCATTACAGACTAAGGATAACTTTCAGCAAGTGGAAGCACTTGTAATGCAGCTGTACTGTTCACCATGGATTTGTGTGCATGGTGGGTACAGGAGTGGTTCTCTCTCACATCTACGTGtcctgctcagcagtgccagtgctgccaagaacaaaaccaacacatggAGGAGAAGTCCCTTGCCTGTGgagattttgttttaaaatacaggATGAAAACCTGCTgatctttctctgtttt belongs to Dryobates pubescens isolate bDryPub1 chromosome 36, bDryPub1.pri, whole genome shotgun sequence and includes:
- the LOC104307894 gene encoding olfactory receptor 4D1 — encoded protein: MAMSNLRWPQNVTNLVTEFVLLGFNHSHKIQQVLFITFFIVYLMALLGNITILTTVITDYHLHTPMYFFLANLALTDITESSVSTPTLLWSLLSQHRTVPFKECISHMFLFHFIGGAHILLLAVLAADRCVAVSQPLQYLTLMNREVCLGLVAGSWEGGFLHSATQIALLLPLPYCGSNTLDNFHCDVPQVLKVACTDTLRTEQLMVSNGGLLLAVIFVLLLVSYSAILVQIRRQLTKGKHKALSTCIAQIMAVSLTFIPAIFIYARPFRTSELDKVASIFFSVLVPALNPMVYTLRNTEMQKAIRRRVSRVLC
- the LOC104307895 gene encoding LOW QUALITY PROTEIN: olfactory receptor 4N5-like (The sequence of the model RefSeq protein was modified relative to this genomic sequence to represent the inferred CDS: inserted 1 base in 1 codon), encoding MVILPGNVLIILTIWRDSHLGSPMYFFLANMAFLDICYCSVTPPKMLADFFSHRKTISYNACMAQVFFLHFLGAAEAFLLMAMAYDRYVAICKPLHYTRLVNRGVCCVLVGAAWVGAXVHGIILFAFSIHLPLCGPNILDNFFCDVHQLVKLACANTHTVELLMFLNNGAVIVVCFVLLLISYTALLLKLQTQSSKAKNKVASTCVSHIIVVFVMCGPAMYIYSLPFQAVPREKLVAVFHTVIFPLTNPMIYTWRNQEIKGSMWKLLSKAQFGVEN